From one Nitrosococcus halophilus Nc 4 genomic stretch:
- a CDS encoding type I-F CRISPR-associated protein Csy2 codes for MSLYYLLLPTLNVTGCNWESSHLTRSLPLTAIAGFADYLVSFELADNAADAGAGLEGFVVCLHDGQIHEGLSKNPLALCKGNGLSQTQDDLLNPPLIPEVKGSMSLSLVVALELENKSALDEWLKTRSTAFLQTRRLAGGDIIGIGQPKIYIKRSDLAREMGRLPPGWFISNGADLIAHEPDHFAALINAVAWFPAEDKESQNMSAQSSPFRRRQHPGHWLYATCVGYQLLESPQPRRNRSHASSDADSSTNHAYAEPVHSLAKLLWTRGVLRLQNDSTVDNWLTKNKLLWRWDTNAPSRTVYLSTKAL; via the coding sequence ATGAGTCTGTATTATCTTCTCTTACCCACCTTAAACGTGACCGGCTGTAACTGGGAAAGCAGCCACCTCACCCGTTCATTGCCCTTAACCGCCATAGCGGGTTTTGCCGATTACCTGGTGTCTTTTGAACTTGCCGATAACGCGGCGGATGCCGGTGCCGGTTTGGAAGGGTTTGTGGTCTGTCTCCATGACGGGCAAATCCATGAAGGCTTGAGCAAAAATCCCCTTGCCTTGTGCAAGGGCAATGGGCTCAGTCAGACCCAGGACGATTTGCTTAACCCGCCTCTCATTCCAGAGGTCAAGGGTTCCATGTCCCTTAGCTTAGTGGTGGCCTTGGAGCTGGAAAACAAATCCGCCTTGGATGAGTGGCTGAAAACCCGCTCAACGGCATTTTTACAGACCCGCCGTTTAGCAGGGGGGGATATTATTGGAATAGGTCAGCCAAAAATTTACATCAAAAGATCCGATCTAGCCAGAGAAATGGGGCGGTTGCCGCCTGGCTGGTTTATTAGTAATGGCGCTGATCTTATTGCCCATGAGCCTGATCACTTTGCTGCGCTAATCAATGCCGTGGCTTGGTTTCCGGCGGAGGATAAAGAATCACAAAATATGTCTGCTCAATCTTCCCCATTCAGGCGGCGCCAGCATCCTGGTCATTGGCTCTATGCCACCTGCGTTGGTTATCAGCTCTTGGAATCGCCCCAGCCGCGCCGTAACCGCAGCCATGCTTCTTCAGATGCCGATTCTTCCACGAATCATGCTTACGCCGAACCTGTTCACAGCCTGGCCAAGCTGCTTTGGACGCGAGGGGTGCTACGGCTCCAGAATGATTCCACGGTCGACAACTGGCTCACGAAGAATAAGTTACTGTGGCGCTGGGATACCAACGCTCCTAGCCGCACGGTTTATCTTTCAACTAAAGCGCTTTAA
- a CDS encoding ABC transporter ATP-binding protein has product MKNMVEVNNVSKSYQRGSQIIPVLDDISLIIAEGEFIALMGPSGSGKSTLLNLIAGIDTPDQGRLLVNDIDITTLSERSLAQWRAENVGFIFQFYNLMPVLTAFENVELPLLLTDLSRKERREHVELVLAIVGLQDRMDHYPSQLSGGQQQRVAIARAVVTDPTIIVADEPTGDLDRVAAREVLNLLQRLNRELHKTVIMVTHDQLAAERAHVIRHLDKGVLNNQPPPVPS; this is encoded by the coding sequence ATGAAAAACATGGTCGAAGTAAACAACGTCAGCAAATCCTACCAGCGGGGCAGTCAGATTATTCCCGTACTGGATGACATTAGCCTGATCATAGCGGAAGGTGAATTTATCGCCCTCATGGGGCCTTCCGGCTCGGGGAAAAGCACCCTGCTTAATTTAATTGCGGGTATTGACACCCCCGACCAGGGCAGACTGTTAGTCAACGACATTGACATCACCACCCTATCTGAGCGCTCGCTCGCCCAATGGCGAGCCGAGAATGTGGGATTTATTTTTCAATTTTACAATTTGATGCCCGTTCTGACCGCCTTTGAGAATGTAGAACTGCCATTGCTATTGACGGATTTATCTCGAAAAGAGCGGCGGGAACATGTGGAACTGGTGCTGGCCATTGTGGGTCTTCAAGATCGAATGGATCATTACCCTTCGCAGCTTTCCGGCGGTCAACAACAACGGGTGGCTATCGCCCGCGCGGTAGTCACCGATCCGACCATCATCGTCGCTGATGAGCCCACCGGGGATCTGGACCGTGTCGCTGCCCGAGAGGTGCTAAACCTTCTCCAACGGCTAAACCGAGAACTCCATAAAACCGTGATCATGGTCACCCATGACCAATTGGCCGCTGAGCGTGCCCATGTGATTAGGCATCTGGATAAGGGCGTATTGAATAATCAACCCCCTCCTGTCCCCTCCTGA
- a CDS encoding efflux RND transporter periplasmic adaptor subunit, translating to MALPIGLLFGIVLIYLFFTGTFSSSVEVTVGTVAVSYPAREYTLFNATGYVVPQTKADIASKATGRLEALEVEEGSHVKKGDIVARLENQDVLAGKERAKANVAVAHAQLAEAKAELKDATVALARAQNLVKKKFIPQETYDTAVARHDKAIAAVQSAEANILAAEASYEEAKVTVEYTLIRAPFDGVILKKHADLGDVVAPFSSTTQSKGAVVSMADMNTLQVEADVSESNLTQVRAGQPCEIQLDALPGERFRGRVHMIVPTVDRTKATVLVKVRFVELDERILPDMSSRVSFLSKELSPQEQKPHTVVQASALVMKGNQPHVFRVNDNTAHKIPVTLGKRLDELVIVQRGLNQGDKVVLNPPDKLREGTPVELSQTD from the coding sequence TTGGCTTTACCAATTGGTTTACTCTTTGGGATTGTCCTCATTTATTTATTTTTTACTGGAACCTTTAGTTCTAGTGTTGAAGTGACGGTGGGAACTGTAGCGGTAAGCTATCCCGCTCGGGAATACACCCTCTTCAATGCTACAGGCTATGTGGTCCCCCAGACCAAGGCCGATATCGCCTCTAAGGCCACGGGCCGGTTAGAAGCCCTAGAAGTGGAGGAAGGCAGCCATGTCAAGAAAGGCGACATCGTTGCCCGACTGGAAAATCAAGATGTCCTGGCCGGCAAGGAACGGGCCAAAGCCAATGTCGCCGTTGCCCATGCCCAACTGGCGGAGGCCAAGGCCGAATTAAAGGATGCCACTGTCGCCCTGGCACGTGCCCAAAATCTCGTCAAAAAAAAATTCATCCCGCAAGAAACCTACGATACCGCCGTGGCGCGCCATGATAAAGCCATCGCCGCAGTCCAAAGCGCCGAGGCCAATATCTTGGCGGCCGAGGCGAGCTATGAAGAAGCCAAGGTCACGGTGGAATATACCCTCATCCGCGCCCCCTTTGACGGCGTTATTTTGAAAAAACACGCCGATCTGGGGGATGTGGTGGCGCCCTTCTCCTCCACGACCCAATCCAAGGGGGCAGTGGTCTCCATGGCGGATATGAACACCCTCCAAGTAGAAGCCGATGTCTCGGAGTCAAACTTGACCCAGGTCAGGGCCGGCCAACCCTGCGAGATCCAGCTGGATGCCCTCCCCGGCGAACGTTTCCGTGGTCGGGTCCATATGATTGTCCCCACCGTGGATCGAACCAAGGCCACGGTATTAGTGAAAGTCCGCTTCGTAGAGCTGGATGAGCGAATTTTGCCGGATATGAGCTCGCGCGTCTCCTTTCTCTCAAAAGAGTTATCCCCCCAGGAACAAAAACCCCATACCGTGGTGCAGGCCTCCGCCCTGGTGATGAAAGGGAATCAGCCCCATGTCTTCCGCGTTAACGATAACACGGCCCATAAAATACCGGTAACCTTGGGAAAACGGCTGGATGAGTTGGTCATTGTACAAAGGGGGCTTAATCAAGGCGATAAGGTGGTTCTCAATCCGCCAGACAAATTGAGGGAAGGTACCCCGGTAGAGTTGAGTCAAACCGACTAA
- a CDS encoding type I-F CRISPR-associated protein Csy1 has product MLIDDLNQALSSNKDSPAEQLKQLKTRLLGHCRDPIKVTDEDVPPLLIAAVNFAYGSPTSCEQMLNAEGAKAALVAKVINKNIGGTFIWVALVSHMGTHHPKSRNDKVSSGPIVARSLTPPPAGLVTSANLRTRQFSGSGNAVNTAHYQWLAFTYEDSAGVFSVIERAANRDERLRETVMALGIKESQWQAFQEAAAAHLETTNLAPLDRQLKQVFVPNPDPEQDRDYVVITPLAATAVIGAFEQQRTELREQNATLNFHRIGVGGTKPRNAGSLMNELSGNLRQLIMTIPRLDFTQRQRRLWHLQRGRLFQPLPKKEAQRFTWWLEQDWTQRYGNRQDHLRRLEKQIAEWLLPELEEQEQLFAWLSSDSLDAVQERQKLEAKNLPNWILSLAGISKNPETEHSAHEARQKAAYKALIFHLKSPPSDEIDKLIQDALESLLAKRYLAGEVTA; this is encoded by the coding sequence GTGTTGATAGATGATTTAAACCAAGCGCTTAGCTCTAATAAAGACTCACCTGCCGAGCAGTTGAAACAGCTCAAAACCCGGTTGCTAGGACATTGCCGGGACCCCATCAAGGTCACAGACGAGGATGTTCCCCCGCTGCTTATTGCCGCGGTTAATTTCGCTTACGGCAGCCCAACTTCCTGTGAACAGATGCTAAACGCGGAAGGCGCCAAGGCCGCACTGGTCGCCAAAGTAATCAATAAAAATATTGGGGGAACATTTATTTGGGTCGCTTTGGTTTCCCATATGGGCACTCATCATCCTAAGTCCCGTAATGATAAAGTCAGTTCAGGACCTATTGTGGCCCGTTCCTTAACGCCGCCGCCAGCGGGTTTAGTGACCTCGGCAAACCTCAGAACGCGTCAATTTTCCGGCTCCGGTAACGCCGTTAATACTGCGCACTATCAATGGTTGGCGTTCACCTATGAAGACTCGGCCGGAGTATTCAGCGTGATTGAGCGCGCCGCTAACCGGGATGAGCGTCTGCGCGAAACGGTGATGGCCCTAGGCATTAAAGAAAGTCAGTGGCAAGCTTTCCAGGAAGCGGCGGCGGCGCATTTAGAGACCACCAATCTTGCGCCCTTGGATCGACAATTAAAGCAAGTTTTTGTTCCAAATCCAGACCCAGAGCAGGATAGGGATTATGTCGTCATCACGCCCCTTGCCGCCACGGCGGTCATCGGGGCGTTTGAGCAGCAGCGGACTGAATTGCGGGAACAAAACGCCACTCTGAATTTTCACCGGATAGGTGTTGGCGGGACTAAACCGCGAAATGCCGGCAGTCTGATGAATGAACTGAGCGGCAATTTGCGGCAGTTAATCATGACGATACCCCGGCTTGATTTCACCCAACGTCAGCGGCGGCTTTGGCATTTGCAGCGAGGACGGCTGTTTCAGCCCCTGCCGAAAAAGGAAGCGCAGCGTTTTACATGGTGGCTGGAGCAGGATTGGACCCAGCGTTACGGTAACCGGCAAGACCATCTTCGGCGTCTTGAAAAGCAGATCGCTGAATGGCTATTGCCGGAACTTGAGGAACAGGAGCAACTTTTTGCTTGGCTATCATCCGATTCCCTAGACGCCGTTCAGGAGCGTCAAAAACTTGAAGCCAAGAATTTGCCCAACTGGATTTTAAGCTTGGCGGGGATTAGTAAAAACCCGGAAACGGAGCACAGCGCTCACGAAGCACGGCAAAAAGCAGCCTATAAGGCGCTTATTTTTCATTTGAAATCACCGCCGAGCGATGAAATCGATAAACTGATTCAGGACGCTTTGGAAAGCCTGTTGGCTAAACGCTACTTAGCGGGGGAGGTGACGGCATGA
- the cas6f gene encoding type I-F CRISPR-associated endoribonuclease Cas6/Csy4 yields the protein MFSDYFEIQSIGLPEDTHFILSKLFTRIHGVLKSESLNIGLGFPELSPRSPGSIVRCFGTLQELDQLRCNSGITHLEGRGMISIRPIMAVPSNATAIAYRRDRNAEKHLAGFRQRQMRRRIRRADCTQKQLGMDFKSEDRLQDNEETKRPPYLLLERDGRRLPIHISTVNLQIDTDICQFSSYGLARKVESKYSAVPMF from the coding sequence ATGTTTTCAGATTATTTTGAAATCCAGTCAATAGGGCTACCTGAAGACACCCATTTTATTTTAAGTAAGCTTTTCACTCGCATACATGGCGTGTTGAAATCCGAGTCGTTAAATATCGGCCTTGGATTTCCTGAGCTTAGCCCACGTTCCCCTGGGAGTATTGTGCGTTGTTTTGGAACGCTCCAGGAGCTGGATCAGTTGCGTTGCAACAGCGGTATTACCCATCTTGAAGGGCGCGGGATGATTTCAATCAGGCCCATAATGGCCGTGCCTTCTAATGCAACAGCAATCGCTTATCGGCGTGATCGTAATGCAGAGAAGCATCTAGCAGGGTTTAGACAACGGCAAATGCGCCGCCGAATCCGGCGCGCCGACTGCACCCAAAAGCAGCTAGGAATGGATTTCAAGTCGGAGGATAGGCTACAGGATAACGAGGAGACGAAGCGGCCACCTTATTTATTGTTAGAACGTGATGGTCGGCGGTTACCTATTCATATCAGCACTGTAAATCTTCAGATTGATACTGATATTTGCCAATTTAGCAGCTACGGGTTGGCTAGAAAAGTTGAGAGTAAGTACTCAGCCGTACCCATGTTCTGA
- the cas1f gene encoding type I-F CRISPR-associated endonuclease Cas1f: MPILPSHRQGLYYLEHCRVMAKDERVVYARQEGAFTKFFAIPPANTSAILLGSGTSLTQAAARLLASEQVMLAFVGGGGSPLFLASQNEYRPTEYCQTWMRLWQDDGQCLRVAKRFQRNRAEFLIQRWPKLAEPKPDKASLEKLAESYLANIELAGDNETILAQEAKFAKKLYGLWANCTQTKNFTRDPGKRDFKDPFNSYLDHGNYLAYGVAATVLWVLGIPHSLPVIHGTTRRGALVFDVADIIKDTCVMPIAFQHAAAGRSDQEMRQACIAWLDESDAMTFLFQSIKHVTHP, from the coding sequence ATGCCGATACTGCCTTCGCACCGCCAGGGACTTTATTATCTGGAACATTGCCGAGTAATGGCTAAGGACGAGCGGGTGGTTTATGCCCGCCAGGAAGGTGCATTCACCAAATTTTTTGCCATCCCGCCCGCGAATACCAGTGCCATTCTGCTGGGTAGCGGCACTTCCCTGACCCAAGCGGCCGCCCGTCTGCTGGCAAGCGAACAAGTGATGCTGGCATTTGTGGGCGGCGGGGGAAGCCCCCTATTCCTGGCCTCCCAAAACGAATACCGGCCGACCGAGTACTGCCAGACGTGGATGCGCTTATGGCAGGATGATGGCCAGTGCCTTAGGGTGGCTAAAAGATTTCAAAGAAACCGGGCTGAATTTTTAATACAGCGATGGCCCAAACTTGCGGAGCCTAAACCTGATAAAGCAAGTCTGGAAAAATTGGCCGAGAGCTATTTGGCGAACATTGAATTGGCCGGGGACAACGAAACGATTCTGGCCCAGGAGGCCAAGTTCGCAAAAAAACTTTATGGGTTGTGGGCGAACTGCACCCAAACTAAAAATTTTACTCGCGATCCTGGCAAGCGGGACTTCAAAGACCCCTTCAATAGCTATCTCGATCATGGGAATTATCTAGCCTACGGAGTTGCGGCGACGGTTTTATGGGTTTTGGGGATTCCCCACTCATTGCCGGTGATTCACGGCACCACCCGGCGCGGGGCTTTAGTTTTCGATGTAGCCGACATCATTAAGGACACGTGCGTAATGCCCATTGCATTTCAACACGCGGCGGCTGGTCGTAGCGATCAAGAGATGCGCCAGGCGTGTATTGCTTGGCTTGATGAAAGCGACGCCATGACATTTCTCTTCCAGTCCATCAAGCACGTGACCCATCCATGA
- the pssA gene encoding CDP-diacylglycerol--serine O-phosphatidyltransferase, which translates to MRIISLIGVSHLFTVANLCSGMWSIFFFAQGGFTEGASLLLVAVALDTLDGKVAELMGQKNAFRRQLDSLADLVSFGVAPVFLYYMLDFPGAFVTTILLFFVTCGMLRLARYNISQQKDFEGVPITVNGIIFPLLYAISLIFPGSLSFWPVVFAIMGLLMVSSIRIKRLF; encoded by the coding sequence ATGAGAATCATAAGTTTAATAGGTGTTTCACATCTTTTTACAGTGGCCAACTTATGCAGTGGGATGTGGTCGATTTTTTTCTTCGCCCAAGGTGGTTTTACCGAGGGCGCATCACTGTTGTTGGTTGCGGTTGCTTTAGACACCCTGGATGGTAAAGTGGCGGAACTTATGGGGCAAAAAAATGCTTTCAGAAGGCAACTTGATTCCTTGGCTGATCTGGTTTCTTTTGGAGTTGCGCCGGTGTTCTTATATTACATGTTGGATTTTCCTGGCGCTTTTGTGACCACGATTCTGCTTTTTTTTGTCACTTGTGGAATGTTACGCCTAGCTCGTTATAACATCTCTCAACAAAAAGATTTCGAAGGGGTTCCCATTACGGTTAATGGCATTATTTTTCCCTTATTATATGCTATATCACTTATTTTCCCTGGGAGTTTATCCTTCTGGCCTGTTGTTTTTGCGATAATGGGGTTATTAATGGTATCTAGTATTAGGATTAAAAGGCTATTTTAG
- a CDS encoding universal stress protein: MSAEFKVIIVPVDGSEGSQRAARFADNLSKVTGRKMKFVYVFPATPSEIMGMSQLSREDIDHTKKESARKAFDKAHQAIGDQQREVEEQILFGDPAEEIIRYVGEQTEPLVVMGRRGLSRIESLLLGSVSGKVIHYANATVTIVN; this comes from the coding sequence ATGAGTGCTGAGTTTAAAGTCATCATCGTTCCGGTAGACGGTTCTGAGGGTTCCCAACGGGCGGCACGCTTCGCCGATAACCTATCCAAGGTGACGGGACGGAAAATGAAGTTTGTCTATGTGTTTCCTGCAACTCCCAGTGAGATCATGGGGATGTCCCAACTGTCCCGGGAAGATATCGATCACACTAAGAAAGAATCCGCCCGCAAGGCTTTCGATAAGGCCCACCAAGCCATTGGCGATCAGCAACGGGAAGTGGAAGAGCAGATCCTCTTTGGCGATCCCGCCGAGGAAATTATCCGCTACGTGGGTGAACAGACTGAACCTTTGGTCGTCATGGGGCGACGTGGCCTTTCCCGGATCGAGTCGCTGTTGCTCGGCAGCGTGAGCGGAAAGGTTATTCACTATGCTAACGCGACGGTTACCATCGTTAACTGA
- the csy3 gene encoding type I-F CRISPR-associated protein Csy3, with protein sequence MASVQIPPLLNYTRSIIPSEGTFWVSNEANRPLLIQDKTVLGTIANYSSVYKKDKQRDEEAINKEMMAGANNIQRVDSCHLPADADTFEFRFTLKFLDNAKAPEACDDPAFREDLEDIAQAYAEKGGFTILAERYLANLLNGRFLWRNRYGTQRQITLRAPYNNLEATFEVTDHPEPALPQERMDKFKPWIDHIAGALSGEVPFFLIEVSAKVTIGLGQEVYPSQEFVDSGSRGQGKKSKTLFSVQVADQQVAAMHSQKIGNAIRTIDNWYPDASADRPLAVDPFTVDKRQARTVRLPDREKSDFYSLLKNLFDLKEGVERALDAKAIPGHAHYFMAVLIRGGVFSGEKKTK encoded by the coding sequence ATGGCGTCCGTTCAGATTCCCCCCTTGCTCAACTATACCCGCAGCATCATTCCCAGCGAAGGCACCTTCTGGGTATCCAATGAGGCTAACCGGCCATTGCTTATCCAGGATAAAACCGTATTAGGTACCATCGCCAATTACAGCTCGGTCTACAAAAAAGATAAGCAGCGCGATGAAGAGGCCATTAATAAGGAAATGATGGCGGGAGCTAACAATATTCAGCGAGTCGATAGCTGCCATCTGCCTGCCGATGCGGATACTTTTGAATTTCGTTTTACGCTTAAGTTTTTAGATAATGCCAAGGCTCCTGAAGCCTGCGACGATCCCGCGTTTCGGGAAGACTTAGAAGACATAGCGCAAGCGTATGCTGAAAAAGGCGGTTTTACCATACTGGCCGAGCGTTATCTGGCTAATCTCCTAAATGGACGGTTTTTATGGCGCAATCGCTACGGCACCCAGCGTCAAATCACCCTGCGCGCGCCCTATAACAATCTCGAAGCAACCTTCGAAGTTACTGACCATCCGGAACCCGCCCTGCCTCAAGAGCGGATGGATAAGTTCAAGCCTTGGATTGATCATATTGCCGGTGCGCTAAGCGGTGAAGTTCCGTTTTTTCTTATAGAAGTCAGCGCTAAAGTAACTATCGGCCTTGGGCAAGAAGTGTATCCCAGCCAGGAGTTTGTCGATAGTGGGTCGCGGGGACAAGGTAAGAAATCTAAGACTCTCTTTTCTGTGCAAGTCGCTGATCAACAGGTGGCCGCTATGCATAGCCAAAAAATCGGTAATGCCATTCGTACCATTGATAATTGGTATCCGGACGCCAGCGCTGATCGTCCGCTCGCGGTTGATCCCTTTACCGTCGATAAGCGCCAGGCTCGTACTGTGCGGTTGCCAGATCGTGAAAAATCGGACTTCTATAGTCTTTTGAAAAATTTGTTCGATCTGAAAGAGGGGGTTGAGCGTGCGCTGGACGCCAAAGCCATACCAGGGCATGCTCATTATTTTATGGCGGTATTGATACGCGGGGGGGTGTTTAGCGGAGAGAAGAAAACTAAGTAG
- a CDS encoding ABC transporter permease, translating into MRYLVLLIVRNAFRQKLRTILTVTGIIVATVAFGLLRTAVDAWYGGSEATSATRLITRNAISLVFPLPLSYRNKIQQVEGVVATSYSNWFGGVYISEKNFFPQFAIEPRSYLKLYPEYVLSPQEKRAFFKDRQGAIAGRKLAETYGWEIGDVIPIRGTIYPGDWNFVLRGIYEGASEKTDETLFFFHWEYLNERLKQVGAERADHVGIYVVGLENASQAAEVSQAIDDLFENSLAETLTETEKAFQLGFVAMTEAIVMVIEVVSFVIIIIIMAVTANTMAMSARERKKEYATLKALGFPGSFIAMLIYGESVIIAMVGGLLGLFFLYPAADVFANKIGTFFPVFKVTQETAWLAIGIAFLVGLAAAAIPAWRGATIPVTEGFSEIG; encoded by the coding sequence ATGCGCTACTTAGTTCTTTTAATCGTTAGAAATGCTTTCCGCCAAAAACTTCGTACCATCTTAACCGTTACCGGAATCATTGTCGCTACAGTGGCCTTTGGTTTGCTGCGCACGGCGGTGGATGCTTGGTATGGCGGATCGGAGGCGACTTCAGCCACCCGTCTAATCACGCGAAATGCAATCTCCTTGGTTTTCCCCCTCCCCTTGAGCTACAGAAACAAGATCCAGCAAGTTGAAGGAGTCGTCGCCACCAGCTATTCCAATTGGTTTGGCGGTGTTTATATTAGCGAAAAGAATTTTTTCCCCCAATTCGCTATCGAACCCCGCAGCTATCTTAAGCTTTATCCTGAATATGTGCTTTCACCTCAGGAAAAAAGGGCTTTTTTTAAAGACCGACAAGGCGCCATCGCCGGCAGGAAACTGGCGGAAACCTATGGGTGGGAAATCGGTGATGTCATCCCGATTCGGGGCACCATCTACCCCGGCGACTGGAACTTTGTCCTTCGGGGGATTTATGAAGGGGCTAGCGAAAAGACTGACGAAACCCTCTTCTTTTTTCACTGGGAATATTTAAATGAAAGGTTGAAACAAGTTGGAGCCGAGCGAGCCGATCATGTGGGTATTTATGTCGTCGGCCTAGAAAACGCAAGCCAAGCCGCCGAGGTCTCACAAGCCATAGATGATCTTTTTGAAAACTCGTTGGCGGAAACCCTCACAGAAACGGAAAAAGCTTTTCAACTTGGATTTGTCGCCATGACCGAAGCCATCGTCATGGTCATTGAGGTGGTCTCTTTCGTCATCATCATCATTATTATGGCGGTCACGGCCAATACCATGGCAATGAGCGCCCGGGAACGGAAAAAGGAATATGCCACCCTCAAGGCTCTAGGTTTTCCAGGCAGCTTTATTGCCATGCTGATTTATGGGGAATCGGTGATAATTGCAATGGTCGGCGGTTTGCTGGGGCTGTTTTTCCTTTACCCTGCGGCAGATGTCTTCGCAAATAAAATCGGCACCTTCTTTCCGGTCTTCAAGGTCACCCAAGAAACTGCCTGGCTGGCAATAGGCATCGCCTTTTTGGTAGGGCTTGCCGCTGCGGCCATTCCCGCTTGGCGAGGGGCCACCATCCCGGTGACTGAAGGTTTTAGCGAAATCGGTTAG
- a CDS encoding ABC transporter permease — translation MNLPYSYILRNLWTRKLTTLLTAIGMALVVFVFATVLMLSEGLEKTLVATGSPDNVIVIRRSAETEVQSVIDREQAAIIVSLSNPAYGPAGKPLVSKELMVLMVLTKKDSGKPANVTVRGISDTGLVLRPQVRLTQGRMFHPGAREIIVGNKISQGFTGIGIGEKLNLGLGEWTVTGIFDAGKTGFGSEIWGDVDQLMQAFRRNAYSSILFKLVDPTNFEQTQFRIENDQRLTVEAKRESQFYAEQSEMMSRFLEILGLSLSAIFSIGAVIGAMITMYASVANRTAEIGTLRAIGFPQQSILQAFLLESLALSFMGGIVGLAIASLTQLLTISTMNWQTFSELAFTFTLTKEIAWQSVLFSLLMGLVGGFLPAIRAARMNIVDALRTA, via the coding sequence ATGAATCTCCCCTACTCCTATATTCTCCGCAATCTTTGGACTCGTAAGCTCACGACGCTGCTGACAGCCATAGGGATGGCATTGGTCGTCTTTGTCTTCGCTACGGTACTGATGTTGTCCGAAGGATTGGAAAAAACCTTGGTGGCAACAGGGAGCCCCGACAACGTCATTGTTATTCGGCGCTCGGCTGAAACTGAGGTCCAAAGTGTTATCGATCGTGAGCAGGCAGCCATCATCGTCAGCCTCTCGAATCCCGCCTATGGTCCCGCGGGAAAACCGCTGGTCTCCAAGGAGTTGATGGTGCTGATGGTGCTCACCAAAAAAGACAGCGGAAAACCGGCCAATGTCACTGTCCGGGGTATTTCCGATACCGGCTTAGTGCTCCGCCCCCAAGTTCGTTTAACGCAAGGAAGAATGTTCCACCCCGGAGCACGGGAAATTATCGTGGGCAATAAGATATCCCAGGGTTTCACTGGTATTGGCATAGGAGAAAAACTTAATTTGGGATTGGGGGAATGGACCGTCACCGGCATTTTCGATGCCGGCAAAACAGGATTTGGCTCCGAAATTTGGGGGGATGTGGATCAACTCATGCAGGCCTTCAGGCGTAATGCTTATTCCTCCATCCTCTTCAAGCTGGTAGATCCCACCAACTTTGAGCAAACCCAATTCCGGATAGAAAATGATCAGCGGCTGACGGTAGAGGCTAAACGGGAAAGTCAATTCTATGCTGAACAATCAGAAATGATGTCCCGGTTTCTTGAAATCTTAGGGCTATCCTTAAGCGCAATTTTTTCTATCGGGGCAGTAATTGGCGCCATGATTACCATGTATGCTTCAGTGGCAAACCGTACCGCCGAAATCGGCACATTACGCGCTATCGGTTTCCCCCAACAAAGCATTTTACAAGCTTTCCTTTTGGAATCCCTCGCCCTGAGTTTTATGGGGGGTATCGTCGGCCTCGCCATCGCCTCGTTGACGCAGTTACTAACCATTTCCACCATGAATTGGCAAACCTTCTCCGAGCTGGCTTTTACCTTCACTTTAACCAAGGAGATTGCATGGCAATCGGTATTGTTTTCCCTATTGATGGGCCTGGTGGGAGGCTTTTTACCAGCTATTCGCGCCGCCCGGATGAATATTGTCGACGCCCTACGGACGGCTTAG